The following are from one region of the Brienomyrus brachyistius isolate T26 chromosome 4, BBRACH_0.4, whole genome shotgun sequence genome:
- the LOC125740220 gene encoding uncharacterized protein LOC125740220 has protein sequence MEKMVADKVIFHSNCFCCKHCKKKLGIHNYSAIYGEFYCASHYQQLFKTKGNYDEGFGHKQHKDLWLKKTTESPHSEEKTCKDPKGDSKVCSTFVESSGSAAPKKLEFGNTKTASSPDTRTKLKINWPPEKQTSAGRLVTPYNGERKLHETGIVEASSNSPSKQSSGNVLQSPEGLMSKSSKTGDNKKVPSSSTQRLNSSSVPPGLGMNRKPKAAASEHAELEPPSPALPRPWSVSNKIALFQESSPKHAPPFKVKETPQKNTPVKTAHLTLPDSTLTPRKDPSYANKKVTASDKMKKSVRFVMNVNTELDGNASTGGDSEINTEPDFVCHSSNPDIVPNDDKDCRPTVLGAKKEIAASLFIDEAIEDQNENIRNPYKCQLEEQNEINENIIKPKNLESTDTNAIQSSASILTEYSQTLISTTVEDTVNKRFTEEVCDDDLERCDIQTSGKSYENREVNRELTEEPKSGSVQAEETDSEVNRKGSMTQTAARETKRHNGNVEAKETEEETPDTSDKTVQKSATPSAASKQDGTAHARKESWSKTSGQGKSAFSKLFTPSAKDKAGKREPAEAKKPEVKPRSILGKLFQSSPEKEKKVSGVAEAKHADEARTVTEKASDVFVKNPMGDNTQVYQTGQVNAKTAWRPSEMNRKEEIESSTSLGDAPDVSGNISLQTDDGSSKTLLSPTSTNDLNPTCLSCEERDEPNTPSTEEAPASMIPSTLGDSGECLTLSESSVHASSEAGPSHAIIEETSIINSIISPELLVNSDAAMQKGTTEDPTFLDAVMNDISEGDAHSNPIQAAVSEHSFLLPPIDHAPSKKNTGDENPSQLYEDVHKEMNVTEPMTSESPDRLSSLLNAEVMSNTQTNITEFNLTEDASENILDQVVTLEDINPEVTADLSPRNIPPTNDPEDLFGLSHTPLRSVGEEFDIFSNSDNPLVLNAESKQNNVDPVTLLDIPQTEGNIAVNLSTETAADHQGQETNFEMFGTNSEALVWLGASTAFDKDNAGLDVASAAPPSVYVEDIFGENDFSVSLGIPADPPSRGNPDIFADFLGLDQTAEAGSTTDTPVDFFSTDACAEEALKPPAAKSDASAEGIDIFLDPFSMGPTTTEPKNPNNNWMDDFLS, from the exons ATGGAGAAAATGGTTGCTGATAAAGTAATCTTCCATTCCAACTGTTTCTGCTGTAAACATTGTAAAAAGAAGCTGGG AATTCACAACTATTCAGCTATTTATGGCGAGTtctactgtgcatctcattaccAGCAATTGTTCAAAACGAAGGGGAATTATGATGAGGGATTTGGCcacaaacagcacaaagacctcTGGCTCAAGAAGACTACAGAGTCTCCGCATTCTGAGGAAAAGACCTGCAAAGACCCTAAAGGGGACTCCAAGGTCTGTAGCACCTTTGTAGAGTCATCGGGCTCTGCAGCTCCGAAAAAACTGGAATTCGGGAACACAAAGACTGCGAGTAGTCCAGATACAAGaacaaaactgaaaattaaTTGGCCGCCAGAAAAACAGACATCTGCAGGTCGCCTAGTAACGCCTTACAATGGTGAAAGGAAGCTGCATGAGACGGGTATAGTGGAAGCAAGCTCAAATTCTCCAAGCAAACAAAGCTCAGGAAATGTACTGCAAAGTCCAGAAGGATTAATGTCAAAGTCCAGTAAAACTGGAGACAACAAAAAGGTTCCTTCATCATCCACACAAAGACTCAACAGCTCCTCTGTTCCCCCTGGGCTCGGTATGAACCGCAAACCCAAAGCTGCAGCCTCAGAGCATGCGGAACTGGAACCGCCGAGTCCAGCACTACCCCGTCCGTGGAGTGTGTCCAATAAAATAGCTCTTTTTCAAGAAAGTTCCCCAAAACATGCCCCCCCTTTTAAAGTAAAGGAAACACCACAGAAAAACACTCCGGTTAAAACAGCACATTTAACACTGCCTGATTCAACACTGACTCCAAGAAAAGACCCGTCCTACGCAAATAAGAAAGTTACAGCCTCAGACAAAATGAAGAAATCAGTTCGCTTTGTAATGAACGTTAACACTGAGCTGGATGGTAATGCCAGCACAGGGGGAGATTCTGAAATAAACACTGAACCTGATTTTGTATGTCACAGCAGTAACCCAGATATTGTACCTAATGATGATAAAGACTGCAGACCCACAGTACTGGGGGCCAAGAAGGAAATTGCAGCCTCTTTATTCATCGATGAGGCAATTGAGGACCAAAATGAGAACATTCGTAATCCATACAAATGTCAACTGGAGgaacaaaatgaaataaatgaaaacataaTTAAACCAAAGAATTTAGAAAGCACTGATACGAATGCAATTCAGTCTTCTGCTTCTATTTTAACAGAGTATTCACAGACTTTAATTAGTACCACTGTGGAAGACACTGTTAATAAGAGATTTACAGAAGAGGTCTGTGACGATGATCTTGAGAGGTGTGATATCCAAACAAGTGGGAAATCATATGAGAACAGGGAAGTCAATAGAGAGCTGACAGAAGAACCCAAGAGTGGGAGTGTTCAAGCAGAAGAAACGGACTCAGAAGTGAATCGGAAGGGATCTATGACACAAACCGCTGCTCGAGAAACGAAGCGTCACAACGGCAATGTAGAAGCTAAAGAGACTGAAGAGGAAACGCCCGATACGTCTGACAAAACCGTCCAGAAGTCCGCCACACCGAGTGCGGCTAGCAAGCAGGATGGGACGGCTCACGCTCGCAAAGAGTCCTGGTCAAAGACGTCGGGTCAAGGTAAAAGCGCCTTCTCGAAGCTTTTCACACCTAGCGCCAAAGATAAAGCAGGAAAGAGAGAACCCGCAGAGGCCAAGAAACCGGAGGTCAAACCGAGGTCCATACTGGGAAAACTATTCCAATCGTCACCCGAAAAAGAAAAGAAGGTGTCCGGAGTGGCAGAGGCAAAACATGCCGATGAGGCTAGAACAGTGACGGAAAAGGCCAGCGATGTCTTTGTGAAGAACCCCATGGGTGACAACACTCAGGTGTATCAGACTGGACAAGTAAACGCCAAGACTGCATGGAGGCCTTCAGAAATGAACAGAAAAGAAGAAATCGAAAGCAGCACAAGCTTAGGCGATGCGCCGGATGTCTCCGGAAACATATCCCTACAAACAGATGATGGCAGCTCAAAAACACTCCTTTCGCCCACCAGTACAAATGACCTTAACCCTACATGTCTTAGTTGTGAAGAAAGAGATGAGCCAAATACACCTTCTACTGAAGAGGCACCTGCCAGTATGATTCCAAGCACACTGGGAGACTCTGGTGAATGTTTAACACTTTCAGAGTCCAGTGTGCATGCTTCAAGTGAAGCGGGCCCTAGTCACGCCATTATTGAGGAGACGAGTATCATTAATTCAATCATTTCACCAGAGCTGTTGGTCAACTCAGACGCAGCCATGCAGAAAGGTACTACTGAGGATCCTActtttctggatgctgtcatGAATGACATCAGCGAAGGAGATGCCCATTCAAACCCTATACAGGCAGCAGTCTCTGAACATTCTTTCCTTTTGCCTCCAATTGATCATGCTCCCTCCAAGAAGAACACAGGCGATGAAAATCCCAGCCAGCTCTATGAAGATGTTCACAAAGAGATGAATGTTACTGAACCCATGACCTCTGAGTCTCCAGACCGGTTATCATCCCTACTAAATGCGGAGGTCATGTCAAACACACAAACTAACATCACAGAATTTAATCTTACGGAGGATGCATCTGAAAATATTCTTGATCAAGTTGTAACACTAGAAGACATTAATCCTGAAGTTACTGCTGATTTATCACCGCGAAACATCCCACCGACAAACGATCCAGAAGATCTCTTTGGTTTAAGCCACACTCCACTAAGATCAGTCGGTGAGGAATTTGATATATTTAGCAACAGTGACAATCCTTTGGTGCTCAATGCAGAAtctaaacaaaataatgtagatCCTGTCACTTTACTGGATATCCCTCAAACTGAAGGGAATATCGCAGTCAATCTGAGTACTGAAACGGCAGCAGATCATCAAGGACAAGAGACAAACTTTGAGATGTTTGGCACAAACAGTGAAGCGCTGGTCTGGTTGGGTGCTTCTACTGCATTCGATAAAGACAATGCTGGTCTGGATGTCGCCTCAGCAGCGCCCCCCTCAGTTTACGTAGAGGACATCTTTGGGGAGAATGACTTTTCAGTCAGCCTGGGGATCCCAGCTGACCCACCGTCTCGAGGAAACCCCGACATCTTCGCTGATTTCCTTGGCTTGGACCAAACAGCCGAGGCCGGCTCCACTACAGACACTCCGGTCGACTTCTTCTCCACTGATGCCTGTGCAGAAGAAGCTCTCAAGCCCCCAGCAGCCAAGTCGGACGCTTCGGCCGAAGGCATCGACATATTCCTCGATCCATTTAGTATGGGCCCCACTACCACGGAACCAAAAAACCCGAATAACAACTGGATGGACGATTTCTTAAGCTAG
- the slc22a13a gene encoding solute carrier family 22 member 13: MADFSEILLVIGDFGLFQKLLLVALCFPALIMPFQNYSLIFTHAGSPRHCNTDWILKVSPNLTREEQLNLTVPRKTDGSLQSCEMFVPVDWDIEDIRQYGLNQTTSCLHGWQFDTSVFKTTVVSDFELVCDRASFLGIAQTIALSGILFGSLVFGPLAKSLGRKRATQISLVIMAVFTLTTGFAPTFYGYILIQFFVGFSYGGYRVNSLILATEWIGVTKRSLPSCVSQVVNSLAQCIVAGVGYAIRDWRTVQLILTSPLLLVLFYVWLIPESARWLHDCGETDEAEKLIRRAAAVNKRPVPDNILGKISIERRGNRGEIKDLIASPHLRKYLLVISFAWFSLNLSYSCLTLNVGNFGLDIFLTQLIFGLTEIPGHILCIWLVEIMGRKHSFTFTILIGAILCLLIVAVPLDKPHIITALATSGRVCTTWAVTICTVYVQELFPTSLRQAATGLASIAPRVGGLLSPMLNLLGMYYSNIPILVFGGLTLASGILSCLLPETRGKDLPDHSEEMDSRW, from the exons ATGGCAGACTTCAGCGAGATTCTGCTTGTCATCGGCGATTTCGGACTCTTCCAGAAGCTGCTGCTGGTGGCGTTATGCTTCCCAGCACTCATTATGCCGTTTCAAAACTACAGCCTGATCTTCACTCACGCCGGCTCCCCACGCCATTGCAACACGGACTGGATCCTCAAAGTGAGCCCCAACCTCACCAGAGAGGAACAGCTCAACCTCACGGTGCCCAGGAAGACGGATGGATCTCTGCAAAGCTGTGAGATGTTCGTGCCAGTGGATTGGGACATTGAGGACATCAGACAGTACGGCCTCAATCAGACCACCtcgtgtttgcatgggtggcaGTTTGACACCTCCGTGTTTAAGACCACTGTGGTCTCGGat tttgAACTGGTCTGTGACAGGGCCAGCTTCTTAGGAATTGCCCAAACCATCGCTCTGTCCGGCATCCTGTTTGGCTCACTCGTTTTTGGTCCTCTGGCTAAATC GCTCGGGAGAAAACGAGCAACTCAGATATCGCTGGTCATCATGGCTGTCTTCACCTTGACCACAGGATTTGCCCCGACATTTTATGGCTATATCCTGATCCAGTTCTTTGTGGGATTTTCTTATGGTGGCTACCGTGTTAACAGCCTCATACTTG CAACAGAGTGGATTGGGGTGACCAAGCGATCATTACCCTCATGCGTCAGTCAGGTCGTCAATAGCCTGGCGCAGTGCATCGTTGCTGGGGTCGGTTACGCCATTCGTGACTGGCGAACTGTCCAGCTAATCCTCACCTCTCCTCTGCTTCTTGTCCTCTTCTACGTTTG GCTGATCCCGGAGTCGGCGAGATGGCTCCACGATTGTGGAGAAACCGATGAGGCGGAGAAGCTCATTCGCAGGGCCGCTGCCGTCAATAAGCGTCCGGTCCCTGACAATATCCTGGGCAAG ATCAGCATAGAGAGAAGAGGAAACAGAGGAGAAATAAAAGATCTCATCGCTTCCCCTCATCTGAGAAAATATCTCTTAGTAATTTCATTTGCTTG GTTCTCTCTAAACCTCTCGTACAGCTGTCTGACGTTAAACGTTGGAAACTTTGGGCTGGACATCTTTCTGACACAGCTCATCTTCGGGCTGACTGAGATACCTGGTCACATCTTGTGCATCTGGCTGGTGGAGATCATGGGCAGGAAACATTCTTTCACATTCACTATCCTCATTGGTGCAATCCTCTGCCTGCTAATAGTGGCTGTTCCTCTAG ACAAGCCACATATAATCACTGCCCTCGCCACATCTGGGAGGGTTTGTACCACTTGGGCCGTCACCATCTGCACTGTCTACGTCCAAGAGCTCTTCCCCACTTCACTCcg TCAGGCAGCCACGGGTCTGGCTTCCATAGCCCCCAGGGTGGGTGGACTACTGTCCCCCATGCTCAACCTGCTGGGCATGTACTACAGCAACATCCCCATTCTGGTCTTTGGTGGCCTGACTCTGGCCAGCGGGATCTTGTCCTGCCTGCTGCCTGAGACTCGAGGGAAGGATCTGCCTGACCATTCCGAGGAGATGGACAGTAGATGGTGA